A region of Enoplosus armatus isolate fEnoArm2 chromosome 14, fEnoArm2.hap1, whole genome shotgun sequence DNA encodes the following proteins:
- the tmem53 gene encoding transmembrane protein 53 — MADDEIDYNIVFPDAGTSERHWQGTKEPVVILLGWAGCKDKHLSKYSSIYNEQGCVTIRYTAPLKTVFISESFGYKELSSTALKLLEILYDYEVENSPIIFHTFSNGGFMLYRYIIELLHNDKQFSSLCVIGAVVDSAPGSGNVRGALRALTATLGPKISPVLRYVLLALFAVTVFLLRVVLYPVTKYIHKNHYDAVQERPPAWPHFYLYSEADQVIRHGDIKFFVETLKRKGVPVDSFDFVSSPHVGHFRDFPEQYALKCRNFLVACMKDLEGSEIKKRQRVPNQ, encoded by the exons ATGGCAGACGATGAAATAGACTACAATATCGTGTTCCCAGATGCAGGGACGTCGG AGAGACACTGGCAGGGTACAAAGGAGCCGGTTGTGATTCTGCTGGGCTGGGCTGGCTGCAAAGACAAACACCTCTCCAAGTACAGCTCCATCTACAACGAACAG GGATGTGTCACCATCCGCTACACAGCCCCCTTGAAGACGGTCTTCATCTCCGAGTCCTTTGGCTACAAGGAGCTGAGCAGCACGGCCCTTAAGTTGCTGGAGATCCTCTATGACTATGAGGTGGAGAACAGTCCTATTATCTTTCACACATTCAGTAATGGTGGCTTCATGCTGTACCGATACATAATAGAGTTGTTGCACAATGACAAACAGTTCAGCTCCCTGTGTGTGATTGGGGCCGTGGTGGACAGTGCCCCAGGTAGTGGGAATGTTCGCGGGGCCCTGCGCGCACTGACGGCCACCCTGGGGCCCAAAATAAGTCCCGTCTTAAGGTACGTCCTCTTAGCCCTGTTTGCGGTGACAGTTTTCTTGCTGCGAGTCGTGCTGTACCCTGTGACCAAGTACATCCACAAGAACCACTATGACGCAGTGCAGGAGAGGCCGCCGGCCTGGCCTCATTTCTACCTTTACTCCGAAGCTGACCAGGTGATCAGGCACGGGGACATCAAGTTCTTTGTGGAAACCCTGAAGCGGAAAGGCGTCCCAGTGgacagttttgattttgtttccaGCCCCCACGTTGGTCATTTCCGGGATTTTCCCGAGCAGTATGCTCTCAAGTGCCGCAATTTCCTGGTTGCTTGCATGAAGGACTTGGAAGGGAGTGAGataaagaagagacagagggttCCGAATCAGTGA
- the toe1 gene encoding target of EGR1 protein 1 produces MASSLVVPVIDVHNDNFKELWPAMVVAIKSSSFVALDTELSGLGNRKSLLAESIEDRYKAICHAARSRSIISLGFACYKKLDNKAADTYLVQVYNLTLLCSEEYIIEPQSVQFLVQHGFDFNKQYAHGIPYCKGNNKAGSDNRGVHIRALFTELLRARKPLVLHNGLIDMAFLYQSFYAHLPERLATFTADLSEMFPAGIYDTKYVTEFELRFTASYLEYAYKKCMLDNSRSVISGGTGLHVHIEFCHYAGHMSSYVDFRVCPVVASPEGQTDICQRFSAFGWCPNGTQCPLSHDTDLIILQDEKGMGDKRKKRKRQRNKKRGGGEEAEGSSVFDGAPENKIPHMEEDPEEAPDDQRGAEPCPESGPLTDRAGNTPRNEGDNMDTEGDGDCEDNKDFRNSATTATTDDDTNTKTNTDDGVKNRTEDGGREEFSDHPPKTAEKKKADAGTHRAGFDAFMTGYIFAYSCTLIKKDGVGAAEEKEHQKEEEQQQSRLPTCLNKVYLSGKAAPLNVVKSTFSKSSKAHVQKMEMVWEGRM; encoded by the exons ATGGCATCTTCACTGGTAGTGCCAGTAATTGATGTCCACAACGATAATTTCAAAGAGTTATGGCCTGCTATGGTAGTGGCCATTAAATCGTCTTCCTTCGTTGCACTGGACACG GAGCTGAGTGGGCTTGGAAACAGGAAGTCCTTGCTGGCCGA ATCTATAGAGGACCGATATAAAGCCATATGCCATGCAGCTCGCTCTCGCTCCATCATCTCCCTGGGTTTCGCCTGTTACAAGAAACTGGACAACAAG GCTGCAGACACATACCTGGTCCAGGTGTATAACCTCACCCTGCTGTGTTCAGAGGAGTACATCATAGAGCCCCAGTCAGTCCAGTTCCTGGTACAGCATGGATTTGACTTTAACAAGCAGTACGCCCATGGGATCCCTTACTGCAAGGGCAATAATAAG GCAGGATCAGATAACCGGGGCGTCCACATCCGAGCCTTATTCACTGAACTGCTGCGTGCCAGGAAACCCCTGGTGCTCCATAATGGCCTCATCGACATGGCCTTCCTTTACCAG agtTTTTACGCTCATCTGCCCGAGCGCTTGGCCACCTTCACAGCCGACCTGTCCGAGATGTTTCCTGCCGGCATCTATGACACCAAATATGTCACTGAATTTGAGCTCCGGTTCACTGCCTCCTATCTGGAGTATGCCTATAAGAAATG taTGCTGGATAACAGTCGCAGTGTGATCTCTGGAGGGACTGGACTTCATGTTCATATAGAGTTCTGTCACTATGCCGGTCACATGTCCAGCTACGTGGATTTCAGAGTTTGTCCAGTTGTGGCGTCTCCTGAGGGACAGACTGACATCTGCCAGCGCTTCTCT GCATTTGGCTGGTGTCCAAATGGCACCCAGTGTCCATTATCCCATGACACTGACCTGATAATCCTCCAGGACGAGAAGGGCATGGGGgacaagagaaaaaagaggaagagacagagaaacaagaaGAGAGGTGGAGGCGAGGAAGCAGAAGGCTCTTCCGTCTTTGACGGTGCCCCCGAGAACAAAATACCCCACATGGAGGAGGATCCCGAAGAAGCACCAGATGACCAGCGAGGGGCTGAGCCATGCCCAGAGAGTGGGCCTCTAACGGACAGAGCCGGAAACACCCCACGGAATGAAGGAGACAACATGGACACAGAGGGGGACGGAGATTGTGAAGACAATAAAGACTTCAGAAACTCTGCAACAACTGCCACAACTGATgacgacacaaacacaaaaaccaacACAGACGATGGCgtgaaaaacagaacagaagacggagggagagaagagTTTAGTGACCACCCACCCAAGACCGCCGAGAAGAAGAAGGCTGACGCTGGAACGCACCGGGCGGGGTTTGATGCCTTCATGACGGGATACATCTTTGCCTACTCATGTACCCTCATTAAGAAGGACGGAGtgggagctgcagaggagaaggagcaccagaaggaggaggagcagcagcagtcgcGCCTTCCTACGTGTCTCAATAAGGTCTACCTCAGCGGTAAGGCAGCTCCTCTCAACGTGGTTAAAAGCACCTTCTCCAAATCATCCAAGGCCCACGTGCAGAAGATGGAGATGGTGTGGGAAGGGAGAATGTAG
- the LOC139297019 gene encoding THAP domain-containing protein 1, with the protein MGGCSAPNCSNSTSIGKQLFRFPKDPVRKKKWVVNCRRDFEPTAHSRLCQDHFEQSQFEEIARSPAGGKKLKPNAIPTLFSIGDPPYPAVTTPYILLPMKPEPVEKELNFGDHGYARRTPLAGLEEEDADRTAEDQQPCTQCQLLKKQLEQEMQHTARLQKEAEEMKKRLYRLDRIEKGLQNFLYEDQIRALSLTKRSRRAVWSPETILKARKIRCAVGTKGYEYLRELGYPLPSYRTLCNRLETKIMVTTDMSCEELAELGLGLMATCDSPTGGTGDNDEEELIGVLS; encoded by the exons ATGGGTGGCTGCTCCGCTCCGAACTGCTCCAATTCAACCAGCATAGGGAAACAGCTGTTCAGGTTCCCCAAAGACCCTGTCCGCAAGAAGAAGTGGGTGGTGAACTGTCGACGCGACTTCGAACCAACTGCTCACTCCAGACTCTGTCAG GACCATTTCGAGCAGAGTCAGTTTGAGGAGATAGCGAGGTCTCCAGCCGGGGGAAAGAAGCTGAAGCCCAACGCCATCCCCACACTGTTCAGTATTGGAGACCCTCCTTACCCTGCAGTCACTACTCCATACATCTTGCTCCCCATGAAACCTGAACCAG TGGAAAAGGAGCTGAATTTCGGGGACCATGGCTATGCCAGACGCACCCCTCTGGCcggcctggaggaggaggacgcaGACAGGACTGCCGAGGACCAGCAGCCCTGCACACAGTGTCAACTCCTCAAGaaacagctggagcaggagatGCAGCACACTGCAAGGCTACAGAAGGAG gcagaggagatgaagaagcgCCTGTATCGGCTTGACCGTATCGAGAAGGGTCTCCAGAACTTTCTGTATGAGGACCAGATTCGCGCCCTGTCCCTCACCAAACGTTCCCGACGTGCTGTCTGGTCTCCGGAGACCATCTTGAAGGCCCGAAAGATTCGCTGCGCAGTCGGCACAAAAGGCTACGAGTACTTGAGAGAGCTGGGATACCCTTTGCCCTCTTACAGGACTTTATGTAACCGTCTGGAGACTAAGATCATGGTGACGACTGACATGAGCTGCGAGGAGCTGGCCGAGCTGGGCCTGGGGCTCATGGCCACCTGTGACAGTCCCACAGGAGGCACTGGGGACAATGATGAGGAGGAACTGATTGGTGTTTTGTCCTGA